CAGGAGCCCCGAGTCAAACGATTGATTATTACTAATCTGCGTTGATGTAACTAAAGCGAAGGAACCACAACAATGACAAAACGTCCGGCGTCATCGACTGCCATTTGGCAAGGCTGGACGCCTGTTTGCTAACTTATCCTCCCAGAGGAAGATTAGTAGACGAGGTTATGAGGCAAACTCAGCGATTAACTTTGACTGGAGTATAGTAACAGGCAGATATATTTTCGTTCACTTTCACGTGCCGGCGCCTTGACATTTTTAAGTGATAGTAGCACGTAGTACTATGTACATATAGCAAAATTAAGTGAAATCAGCTAACTCTAGCAACAAGGAAATTAGACAACCCATCTCCGTGCCGCCCGTACGTGATGGTAACCAGCAGTGTATCCATTGCGGCAGCGGCGCTGGTGCTGCTGATCTCGGCAAAAGCCGTCGCCGCAGGGGATCCGCCGATGATGATCGGGCTGCCGGGCTGCGACACCAGCTGTGGCGACGTGAGTGTGCCGTACCCGTTCGGCATGGGGCCGAGCAGGTGCTACAGGCCAGGGTTCAAGCTCACCTGCGACAATGACGGAAGCAAGCCCCCGCGGCTGCTCCTCGGCGACGGCAGCGCTGGCACATTCGAGGTCGACCGCATCTCCCTGGACAACAGCTGGATGCGCGTCGTCAGCCATGGACTGCAAGCCATCAACATGAGTGGTCGCTCCGGTCGGTGGAGCCTCGGTGAGACCGCCGGCGGGGTGATGTACTTCCTGCGTCCGAGGTCCAACGAGTTCATACTGACGGGCTGCAACGTGCAGGCGATGTTGCTGCGAAAGGGTAACCTCGTCAGCGGCTGCGCCTCTTTCTGCCCTCCTCTCTCTGATCGTCGATTTGCCGGATATGTTCCGGGGCATGGCCCCAACTCTACCTGCTCCAACATCGGTTGCTGCCAGTCGTCCATCATCGGTAACAGCATGCCCTACGGCGTGTCCTACGATGTCTACGTCAATGGGCTCAAGGGCATCCAGCGCAATGACACGAAGCGCTATACAACGGTGAAGAACGTACTGCTCATCGCCAAGGTGGGCTGGTTAAAGGAGAACAACCTGAAAGTGGTTATGAAATTTACCTACAAGAATAGTAGTAACTGGCGGCGGAAGGCTGATCAGCTCAGGGTCCCTGTGGTCCTCCAGTGGGCCGTGGCGCACGACGTCCCAGTGTATAATTTTTCGCGCAAATGCCCCTATGACGTAAAGCGGAGCATCTGCAAGAGCACCAACAGCAAATGCAAGGATGACAAGTATTGTAAGGACAGGGGAGCCTATTCCTGCCAGTGCAAGAAGGGCTACCAAGGCAACCCTTACCTCACCGGCGGATGCCAAGGTAACGTAATTTGCACGTGGCTGTTTTGTAAACTTGATTTTTATTTTTTCTTAACGTGGTCTTAAAGTAGACATGATAAATTAGATTGTGTATATGCAGATATCAAAGAGTGCGAGCAGAAAGAAAAATATGACTGCTATGGCGACTGTGAGGAATTGCCGGGGTCGTTTCGTTGCCGGTGCCCGGCAGGAACACATGGCAACTATACCCTACCTGGTGGCTGCGTCCACAAAGGTATGATGATCACCAGCCTCACAAATACTACTAGTGCGTGGAAACGGTTAAATATACATTATTGAGCAAATAATAATAGTAAATATATATATGTGTAATGTTTAATTTCCAGGTAACTTGCGTTTAATCATTGGTCTCTCGGTTGCAAGTGGACCATGCATTTTACTGTTGGTTCTTGGTGCACTCCTAATAACCCGTGCTCTTAAGCAACGCAAGGCTGATGCATTGAGATGGAAGTTCTTTAGTCAGAACCGTGGGCAACTATTGAAGCAGTTGGTATCTCACAGGGCAGATATCGGAGAGAGGATGATCATTTCATTAGAAGAGCTAGTGAAGGCTACCAACAATTTTGATCAAACTCGCAGGCTCGGTGAAGGAGGGCATGGCACCGTCTACAAGGGGATCTTGTCGGACCTGCATGTTGTGGCCATCAAGAAATCAAATATTGTTGTCAAGAGAGAAATCGACGAGTTCATAAATGAGGTTGCCATACTCTCACAAATCAACCATAGAAATATTGTGAGGCTCCGTGGGTGTTGCCTCGAGACAGAAGTCCCTTTATTGGCTTATGAGTTCATTTCCAATGGAACACTCAGTGATCATCTTCACAGGCCAGAACCAGGATCGCTTCCTTGGAAAGATAGGTTGAGGATCACAAGTGAAATAAGCAAAGCTCTCGCTTACCTTCACTCTGCTGTTTCAGTCCCAGTAATACATAGAGATATCAAGCCTTCCAACATACTTCTTGACGATGCATTGACAGCAAAAGTTTCAGACTTTGGAGCTTCAAGATACATTCAAGTGGATCAAGCAGGAACAACAACTGCAGTGCAAGGAACTATAGGGTACTTAGACCCTATGTATTATTATAATGGGCGCCTCACAGAAAGTAGTGATGTTTATAGCTTTGGAGTCCTTCTTGTTGAATTGCTTACTAGGAGGAAGCCATCTTTGTATAGATCCACCGAAGGCGATGGACTTGTCATGCAATTTGTGGCACTACTTGCAGAAGGTAATCTGCCCAAAATATTAGATCCGCAAGTTGTAGAGGAGGGGGGTAGCGAAGTGAACGAAGTTGCTACTCTAGCTGTGGCGTGTGTGAAACTAGGAGCAGAGGAGCGGCCAACCATGAGGCAAGTGGAGATGGAACTTGAAGCTCTCCAAGCAACCAAGGAGATTGTCTTGGCTGATTTGGTAGAAGAAATAGATGAGGTGTATGTAGCAACGGGCTATCCCTCGACCAGCCAACAAgcaaagaaaaaacaaaaagaaacaagCAGGTGTTATAGCCAAGAAGAAGAATTCCTGTTGTCCGCGACATTCCCTCGATAGTTTTGCTTGCTTGTAAGTGGCTTTTTAGCTAAGGTACATTATTTCTGTTATTGAGAATCAGTATGTATTATTGTATGAACATGTGTGGTGAACATATCTCTGTTGTGCTAATTTTGCATGTTGTCGTGCACTCATCATTCTTGATGATCATCTAACTCCCCACTCCCCATGTTGTTTGGTTCAATGGGGCATTTTTTGGAGCACCCAAAGATCATGGTGGGCTTGGTATCCATGTAGATGAAAGTATTGTCTTCTTTCCTAGTGGCTTTTCAAGCTTATAAACAAGGATCGTATGTACAACCCCCCTAAACACATCAACGGACCAGATCTATTCATACCCTTTTATAACAAAGGGCAGGATGGTCTGTCAAGAAAATACCCACGAAGATCTGTCACGTTTTTGAGTCCGCcttgggccagcccattagtgTTATGTACTGTAGCACGGTTCGACGCCCATTAGTGTTATGTACTGATCCCGAGCAGAGGTGAACTTGCTAATACCACCAGAACAAAGACGATTTGGTGATATATTTGCAGAGTTTACTTTGAACTAGAATGGACGTACTGTAGGAGTTTTATTTTGGAAATACTGTAACATAACAAAATTGGTACTGTACAAGCTGGCCGGACACTAGTATTGTAGCTAAAGAGTTTTTTCTCTCCctataataataaagcacggattgattttatcgggttcaccgtcacaatacgcttcttcccgtgaatttacgctttcagtttaAATTTAAAACGTATACGCGAGGTGGTACTAATAAAATTTGATGCGCCGCACGCTAGCCTCGCTAAAAACCTGTCACGAAACCTGGGCCAGCCCAGATCCAAGCGGGGATCGAACACAAGACTTCACACAAGAAACCACCCTGAAAGGACCAGCCGATCATGAGTTGTGTTAACTGAGCTAGGCACAAAGGATTTTTTTCTCCtgttgcaacacacgggcatttTTGCTAGTATAGCTAAAAAGAACTAATGTGTTTTCTCCTCTTTTGGAATATTTTTTAAATGAAACGTTTTCCAAAATTTGAACTTCTTTGGgacatgatttttttttca
The sequence above is a segment of the Aegilops tauschii subsp. strangulata cultivar AL8/78 chromosome 6, Aet v6.0, whole genome shotgun sequence genome. Coding sequences within it:
- the LOC141025502 gene encoding wall-associated receptor kinase 5-like; translated protein: MVTSSVSIAAAALVLLISAKAVAAGDPPMMIGLPGCDTSCGDVSVPYPFGMGPSRCYRPGFKLTCDNDGSKPPRLLLGDGSAGTFEVDRISLDNSWMRVVSHGLQAINMSGRSGRWSLGETAGGVMYFLRPRSNEFILTGCNVQAMLLRKGNLVSGCASFCPPLSDRRFAGYVPGHGPNSTCSNIGCCQSSIIGNSMPYGVSYDVYVNGLKGIQRNDTKRYTTVKNVLLIAKVGWLKENNLKVVMKFTYKNSSNWRRKADQLRVPVVLQWAVAHDVPVYNFSRKCPYDVKRSICKSTNSKCKDDKYCKDRGAYSCQCKKGYQGNPYLTGGCQGNELPGSFRCRCPAGTHGNYTLPGGCVHKGNLRLIIGLSVASGPCILLLVLGALLITRALKQRKADALRWKFFSQNRGQLLKQLVSHRADIGERMIISLEELVKATNNFDQTRRLGEGGHGTVYKGILSDLHVVAIKKSNIVVKREIDEFINEVAILSQINHRNIVRLRGCCLETEVPLLAYEFISNGTLSDHLHRPEPGSLPWKDRLRITSEISKALAYLHSAVSVPVIHRDIKPSNILLDDALTAKVSDFGASRYIQVDQAGTTTAVQGTIGYLDPMYYYNGRLTESSDVYSFGVLLVELLTRRKPSLYRSTEGDGLVMQFVALLAEGNLPKILDPQVVEEGGSEVNEVATLAVACVKLGAEERPTMRQVEMELEALQATKEIVLADLVEEIDEVYVATGYPSTSQQAKKKQKETSRCYSQEEEFLLSATFPR